In a single window of the Elaeis guineensis isolate ETL-2024a chromosome 6, EG11, whole genome shotgun sequence genome:
- the LOC105047143 gene encoding protein ACCELERATED CELL DEATH 6 isoform X2, with protein MTTEIVKTYSDLEVPEKEVQTQRIAINPELLVAARSGRKDILDKLLQPKDVPSRAPMGEFTIAVSEESATQKNTSCLLGVTPDGNTILHIVASRGHLELAQEFCHRERSLLVAQNIRLDTPLHCAARVGDDKMASLIILFAKEDKIEARVLTAKNRDDANALHEAVKYNHVHVANVLMEEDDELASKSNCAGMSPLYLAIMMGSLNVAKALLQSSSWEKASLESYAGPNKHTALHVAVRISREAILRREPTLAIGADDLGRIPLHYAASNGHRDIVELLLKLYSAYHQNCLLAKRMYHPAMGTKRNHPVLMRSRKNHRVMKTKRSHPLMIRPKKMHPAIRKKN; from the exons ATGACCACCGAAATAGTAAAAACATATTCCGATCTTGAAGTTCCTGAGAAAGAAGTCCAAACCCAACGCATAGCTATAAATCCTGAATTGCTCGTAGCAGCAAGATCAGGACGCAAAGATATTCTGGATAAATTGCTGCAACCAAAAGATGTTCCTTCTAGAGCTCCGATGGGGGAGTTCACAATAGCAGTATCGGAGGAATCTGCAACACAAAAAAATACCAGCTGCCTCCTTGGAGTAACACCAGATGGGAACACAATCCTCCATATAGTTGCTAGTCGAGGACATCTAGAGCTTGCCCAGGAGTTTTGTCACCGAGAGAGATCTCTTTTGGTGGCACAAAACATAAGGCTCGACACCCCACTACATTGTGCTGCAAGGGTTGGGGATGACAAGATGGCCTCCCTCATCATCTTGTTCGCAAAGGAGGATAAGATCGAAGCGAGAGTGCTGACAGCAAAGAATAGGGATGATGCTAATGCTTTGCATGAGGCCGTCAAATATAACCATGTGCACGTGGCTAATGTATTGATGGAGGAGGATGATGAACTGGCATCCAAGTCGAACTGTGCCGGTATGTCTCCACTCTACCTAGCCATCATGATGGGATCGCTAAATGTAGCCAAAGCATTGCTACAGTCTTCTTCCTGGGAAAAAGCTTCTTTAGAATCTTATGCAGGCCCTAATAAACATACCGCACTACATGTAGCTGTTCGCATAAGCCGAG AAGCCATATTGCGACGGGAGCCCACGCTCGCCATAGGTGCTGATGACTTGGGGCGAATTCCTCTACATTATGCAGCTTCAAATGGTCATCGTGATATAGTGGAGCTATTATTAAA GCTCTATTCGGCGTACCACCAAAATTGCTTGCTTGCAAAGAGGATGTATCATCCAGCGATGGGGACAAAACGAAACCATCCAGTGTTGATGAGGTCAAGGAAAAATCACCGAGTGATGAAGACAAAAAGAAGCCATCCGTTGATGATAAGGCCAAAGAAGATGCATCCAGCGATTAGGAAAAAGAATTGA
- the LOC105047143 gene encoding protein ACCELERATED CELL DEATH 6 isoform X1, giving the protein MTTEIVKTYSDLEVPEKEVQTQRIAINPELLVAARSGRKDILDKLLQPKDVPSRAPMGEFTIAVSEESATQKNTSCLLGVTPDGNTILHIVASRGHLELAQEFCHRERSLLVAQNIRLDTPLHCAARVGDDKMASLIILFAKEDKIEARVLTAKNRDDANALHEAVKYNHVHVANVLMEEDDELASKSNCAGMSPLYLAIMMGSLNVAKALLQSSSWEKASLESYAGPNKHTALHVAVRISREITEAILRREPTLAIGADDLGRIPLHYAASNGHRDIVELLLKLYSAYHQNCLLAKRMYHPAMGTKRNHPVLMRSRKNHRVMKTKRSHPLMIRPKKMHPAIRKKN; this is encoded by the exons ATGACCACCGAAATAGTAAAAACATATTCCGATCTTGAAGTTCCTGAGAAAGAAGTCCAAACCCAACGCATAGCTATAAATCCTGAATTGCTCGTAGCAGCAAGATCAGGACGCAAAGATATTCTGGATAAATTGCTGCAACCAAAAGATGTTCCTTCTAGAGCTCCGATGGGGGAGTTCACAATAGCAGTATCGGAGGAATCTGCAACACAAAAAAATACCAGCTGCCTCCTTGGAGTAACACCAGATGGGAACACAATCCTCCATATAGTTGCTAGTCGAGGACATCTAGAGCTTGCCCAGGAGTTTTGTCACCGAGAGAGATCTCTTTTGGTGGCACAAAACATAAGGCTCGACACCCCACTACATTGTGCTGCAAGGGTTGGGGATGACAAGATGGCCTCCCTCATCATCTTGTTCGCAAAGGAGGATAAGATCGAAGCGAGAGTGCTGACAGCAAAGAATAGGGATGATGCTAATGCTTTGCATGAGGCCGTCAAATATAACCATGTGCACGTGGCTAATGTATTGATGGAGGAGGATGATGAACTGGCATCCAAGTCGAACTGTGCCGGTATGTCTCCACTCTACCTAGCCATCATGATGGGATCGCTAAATGTAGCCAAAGCATTGCTACAGTCTTCTTCCTGGGAAAAAGCTTCTTTAGAATCTTATGCAGGCCCTAATAAACATACCGCACTACATGTAGCTGTTCGCATAAGCCGAG AAATTACAGAAGCCATATTGCGACGGGAGCCCACGCTCGCCATAGGTGCTGATGACTTGGGGCGAATTCCTCTACATTATGCAGCTTCAAATGGTCATCGTGATATAGTGGAGCTATTATTAAA GCTCTATTCGGCGTACCACCAAAATTGCTTGCTTGCAAAGAGGATGTATCATCCAGCGATGGGGACAAAACGAAACCATCCAGTGTTGATGAGGTCAAGGAAAAATCACCGAGTGATGAAGACAAAAAGAAGCCATCCGTTGATGATAAGGCCAAAGAAGATGCATCCAGCGATTAGGAAAAAGAATTGA
- the LOC140858484 gene encoding protein ACCELERATED CELL DEATH 6-like, which produces MQDEELKKQLDVPKNLALVTVLIATVTFAAGVAVPGGYIDDDHPGHGTSVLAKEYAFKVFQVSDAFAFVCSILATFWLMDAGTSTVDKHARRRALSFAWWCLWVAFSGMSTAFAMGIHATLAHSCKSISILLCIIALATPILANVVSHYNLYKFRKTVGIRQGYRHWIWPTTSHPHVENILRPILMPRGAIISYLLPILGSYVIFFLLPMLLARKS; this is translated from the coding sequence ATGCAGGATGAAGAACTGAAGAAACAACTGGATGTACCCAAAAATCTGGCGCTTGTTACGGTGTTGATTGCCACAGTCACATTTGCTGCTGGGGTCGCAGTCCCCGGAGGATATATAGATGATGATCATCCAGGCCATGGCACATCAGTTCTAGCAAAGGAGTATGCTTTCAAGGTGTTCCAAGTCTCTGATGCCTTCGCATTCGTCTGTTCCATCTTAGCCACATTTTGGCTCATGGATGCAGGAACATCAACCGTTGATAAACATGCTCGCCGGCGAGCCCTTTCTTTCGCTTGGTGGTGTCTATGGGTGGCATTTAGCGGTATGTCCACTGCATTCGCGATGGGTATACATGCAACGTTGGCTCACAGCTGCAAGAGTATTAGCATTCTTTTATGCATCATTGCTCTCGCAACCCCTATTTTAGCTAATGTGGTGTCACACTATAACCTCTATAAATTTAGGAAAACAGTTGGCATCAGGCAAGGGTATAGACATTGGATTTGGCCAACCACCTCACACCCGCATGTTGAAAATATTCTTCGTCCTATATTGATGCCCCGTGGAGCCATCATTTCTTACCTGCTTCCAATATTGGGCAGTTATGTTATCTTTTTCCTATTACCTATGCTCTTGGCGCGTAAAAGTTAA